In Candidatus Desulfofervidus auxilii, one genomic interval encodes:
- a CDS encoding YbaB/EbfC family nucleoid-associated protein: MNINQLMKQAKKMQAKMAELQAELEQKTVESSAGGGMVKVIANGKQEILSITIDPEVVNAEDIEMLQDLILAAVNDALRKAQEMVAEEMSKITGGLKIPGLF; the protein is encoded by the coding sequence ATGAACATCAACCAATTAATGAAACAAGCTAAAAAAATGCAGGCTAAAATGGCAGAGTTGCAAGCAGAACTAGAGCAAAAAACTGTAGAATCTTCTGCAGGTGGTGGAATGGTAAAGGTAATAGCAAACGGGAAACAGGAAATTTTATCTATTACTATAGACCCAGAGGTAGTCAATGCAGAGGATATAGAAATGCTTCAAGACCTCATTTTAGCGGCAGTGAATGATGCCCTGAGAAAGGCCCAAGAAATGGTGGCAGAAGAGATGAGTAAAATAACTGGAGGATTAAAGATTCCTGGTTTATTCTAA
- a CDS encoding transposase, with protein RFKNERQLAIYCGVACIDDESGKHKRTRVVYKANKICKATMIEIAGCTIRYVSESATYYAKKRTEGKEHNHALRCLARQLIKVIFKMLKEDRDYILKEEMEKAA; from the coding sequence AGATTTAAAAACGAGAGGCAACTTGCGATCTATTGTGGTGTAGCCTGTATAGATGATGAGTCTGGTAAACACAAAAGGACAAGAGTTGTATATAAGGCTAATAAGATATGTAAAGCAACTATGATTGAAATTGCGGGCTGCACAATTCGGTATGTTTCAGAATCCGCTACTTACTATGCTAAAAAACGGACTGAAGGGAAAGAGCATAACCATGCCTTGCGCTGCCTTGCTAGACAATTGATAAAAGTTATTTTTAAGATGTTAAAAGAAGACCGAGACTATATCTTAAAGGAGGAAATGGAGAAGGCTGCTTAA
- the pstA gene encoding phosphate ABC transporter permease PstA, whose translation MRKIKQFFAFFLIHLATIIICLGLFSILFFIFKNGISAINFDFLTKPPIEAMTKGGIFPAIVGTFYLSLGAIAFAFPLGVGTAIYLSEYAKEGKIVHIIRIGINNLAGVPSIVFGLFGLALFVVYLKFGSSILSGSLTLGVLILPIIIQASEEALKAVPQSYREASYALGATKWQTIFRVVLPAAFPGILTSAILGLSRAAGETAPIMFTAAAFYTPRLPHSIFDEVMALPYHIYVLATAGTHIEETKAIQYGTALVLISLVFVLNLGAIILRIRFRKKLGAR comes from the coding sequence TTGAGAAAGATAAAACAATTTTTTGCATTTTTCTTGATACATCTGGCTACTATCATTATATGCCTGGGACTCTTTTCCATATTATTTTTTATCTTTAAAAACGGTATAAGTGCTATAAATTTTGATTTTCTGACAAAGCCGCCTATAGAGGCCATGACCAAGGGGGGTATATTTCCAGCTATTGTAGGCACATTTTACCTTAGTCTAGGGGCTATTGCTTTTGCCTTTCCTTTAGGGGTAGGAACGGCCATATACCTTTCTGAATATGCAAAAGAAGGAAAAATTGTGCATATTATAAGAATTGGAATTAACAATCTGGCAGGAGTGCCTTCCATTGTTTTTGGGCTGTTTGGGCTTGCCCTTTTTGTAGTATATCTTAAATTTGGTTCATCTATCCTTTCTGGTTCTTTGACGCTAGGCGTTTTAATATTACCTATTATTATTCAAGCATCTGAAGAGGCACTAAAGGCAGTCCCTCAGTCTTATAGAGAGGCTTCTTATGCCTTAGGAGCTACCAAGTGGCAGACTATTTTTAGAGTGGTATTACCTGCCGCCTTCCCTGGAATTTTAACCAGTGCTATTTTGGGCTTGAGTCGGGCTGCAGGGGAAACTGCCCCTATTATGTTCACTGCTGCTGCCTTTTATACCCCAAGGCTTCCCCACTCCATATTTGATGAGGTAATGGCACTTCCATACCACATCTATGTCCTGGCTACCGCAGGCACCCATATTGAAGAAACCAAAGCAATTCAATATGGCACTGCCTTGGTATTAATTTCCTTAGTGTTTGTGCTCAATTTAGGTGCTATTATTTTACGTATTAGGTTTAGAAAGAAGTTAGGAGCCCGTTAA
- the pstC gene encoding phosphate ABC transporter permease subunit PstC yields MKTKEIIIKMVFLCLALVSIFSLAFIAIFLFKEGLPIFKKVSLKTFLFGKEWYPTDEPPAFGILPLIIGSLVVTLLSSLIAVPLGVLSAIYISELARPFIKEILKPLIELLAALPSVVIGLFGMTIIAPFLQKTFNLSTGLNAFNASLMLALMSIPTITSISEDALHNVPSELREASFALGATKWETIYYVVVPAALSGIGTAVILGIARALGETMVVLMVAGGAAWIPESIFDPVRPMPAAIAAEMGEAPVGSEHYHALFAIGLVLFFFTLGFNLIAYYIAQKYKKVGEAL; encoded by the coding sequence ATGAAAACAAAGGAAATCATAATAAAAATGGTATTTTTATGCTTGGCCCTGGTTTCCATCTTTTCTCTTGCCTTTATTGCCATTTTCCTTTTTAAAGAAGGGCTTCCCATTTTTAAAAAGGTGTCTTTAAAGACATTTTTATTTGGTAAAGAATGGTATCCTACAGATGAGCCACCTGCCTTTGGCATTTTGCCATTGATTATAGGCTCGTTGGTAGTAACTCTCCTTTCATCCCTTATAGCTGTCCCTCTAGGAGTGCTTTCAGCAATTTATATCTCTGAATTGGCAAGACCTTTTATAAAAGAGATACTAAAGCCTCTCATTGAACTTTTGGCAGCACTGCCTTCTGTAGTGATTGGCCTTTTTGGTATGACCATTATAGCACCTTTTTTACAAAAGACGTTTAATCTATCTACAGGATTAAATGCCTTTAATGCCTCTTTAATGCTTGCATTAATGTCTATTCCCACCATTACTAGTATTTCTGAAGATGCTTTGCACAATGTGCCTTCAGAATTAAGAGAAGCTTCTTTTGCATTAGGGGCAACCAAGTGGGAGACTATTTATTATGTTGTAGTGCCGGCTGCTTTATCAGGTATAGGCACGGCGGTTATTTTAGGCATAGCAAGAGCATTAGGGGAAACTATGGTGGTTTTGATGGTGGCAGGAGGGGCTGCATGGATACCAGAAAGCATTTTTGACCCGGTGCGTCCTATGCCAGCGGCGATTGCAGCAGAAATGGGAGAAGCACCTGTAGGCAGTGAGCATTATCATGCCCTTTTTGCTATTGGTCTGGTGCTCTTTTTCTTTACTTTGGGTTTTAATCTTATTGCTTATTACATTGCCCAAAAATATAAAAAAGTAGGGGAGGCACTTTGA
- a CDS encoding BPL-N domain-containing protein, whose product MQFFWLKWKTTSCQVLKDVAQLLKDELPVYRQGRNFYFLKEKKNAKVIDLNHTSSLKPLHLGHVALLWNGSYLFGLMTFWQLKKLGIPCSVITAEEIKQGILEKHHLLLVPGGWSGPKSEALGEKGKKEIRKFVRQGGNYLGICGGAGLALSDTDGLGLLPIKRKKNRGIANFYGKIVLKQTTSHPLWEGIPNEAPFNVWWPALFEVQDKEAITILGTYSDISPEFFVADLNILDLKKYSKIQKWEEQYQVNIDPGILKNQPALLEGKYDQGKVVLTYPHLDTPDNPWEALALFNLYHSFFNKPFAIPTQPLKSYEEMPKYVLKLIKKLKMAMEEFFQFGQRNFLWYWYKPWMLRWRKGIRGFHYLTLYLLIKEINRYTHKKPVFVSPDLIIPHLETLVKIVLPFLEKAKSLLLKERYLLNTKPLSLISTDNKELNILRQELFGETPAYGGKFKQILCYADKILVPFLKAEANNIYSKPR is encoded by the coding sequence ATGCAGTTTTTTTGGCTAAAATGGAAGACTACTTCATGCCAGGTTTTAAAAGATGTTGCCCAATTATTAAAAGATGAACTACCTGTTTACCGTCAAGGGCGTAATTTCTATTTTCTAAAGGAAAAGAAAAATGCCAAGGTAATTGATTTAAATCACACTTCTTCTCTTAAACCTCTTCATTTGGGCCATGTTGCCCTTTTATGGAATGGAAGCTATTTGTTTGGCCTTATGACTTTCTGGCAGTTAAAAAAACTTGGCATCCCTTGCTCAGTAATCACAGCAGAAGAAATTAAACAGGGAATATTAGAAAAACACCATCTTTTGCTGGTTCCAGGAGGATGGTCTGGTCCTAAAAGTGAGGCTTTAGGTGAAAAAGGAAAGAAGGAAATTAGGAAATTTGTGAGACAAGGGGGAAATTACTTGGGCATATGTGGAGGAGCAGGTTTGGCCTTGAGTGATACAGATGGTTTGGGACTTTTACCCATAAAGCGAAAAAAAAACAGGGGCATCGCTAATTTTTATGGAAAGATTGTCCTCAAACAAACTACTTCCCACCCTTTATGGGAGGGTATTCCAAATGAGGCTCCTTTTAATGTCTGGTGGCCAGCCCTATTTGAGGTTCAAGATAAAGAAGCCATTACAATTTTAGGAACATACAGTGACATCAGCCCAGAATTTTTTGTAGCTGATTTAAACATTTTAGACCTCAAGAAATACAGTAAAATACAAAAATGGGAAGAACAATATCAAGTAAACATAGACCCTGGTATTTTAAAAAATCAACCTGCCCTTTTAGAGGGGAAATATGACCAGGGTAAAGTAGTGCTTACTTATCCTCACTTAGACACACCTGATAATCCCTGGGAAGCCTTGGCCTTATTCAATCTATATCATTCCTTTTTTAACAAGCCCTTTGCCATACCAACTCAACCATTAAAGTCTTATGAAGAAATGCCCAAATATGTTTTAAAGCTTATAAAAAAACTTAAAATGGCAATGGAGGAATTTTTCCAATTTGGTCAAAGAAATTTTCTTTGGTATTGGTATAAACCCTGGATGCTCAGATGGCGAAAAGGCATAAGGGGATTTCATTATCTTACCCTTTATCTTTTAATAAAGGAAATAAATAGATATACACATAAAAAGCCAGTTTTTGTTTCTCCTGATTTAATCATTCCTCACTTGGAAACCTTAGTAAAAATTGTTTTGCCCTTTTTAGAAAAGGCAAAATCTCTTCTCTTAAAAGAAAGATATCTGCTTAATACAAAGCCATTGAGTTTGATTTCTACAGATAATAAAGAGCTAAATATTCTCCGCCAAGAACTCTTTGGTGAAACCCCTGCCTATGGGGGGAAATTTAAACAGATTCTTTGTTATGCTGATAAAATCTTAGTCCCTTTTTTGAAGGCTGAGGCTAACAATATCTACTCAAAACCGCGATAA